The Pagrus major chromosome 10, Pma_NU_1.0 genome contains a region encoding:
- the krcp gene encoding kelch repeat-containing protein: MEDFGIYAVFGVNGPPQRLLSAEGSCRVAVAVPPSVRQVVLFSSGPWGERICVNAELNDADRMPITIGKLTPYNKCLSWEQWEEETWTDGVTLNVTLEGGNLVKADWAEPELILAVKEYTPKDTVAPLTARELNGKRKRERTSEEGGDENKTTKRGEEENVCPNGGVEKTTPVRKARGQSKAGQKLFSSGGDATKMKGAANGTGEAQGIVGRTPPQSAARTKSRQAKTPTQTAPLVSPSGRWGQTLCPIDAQTAILIGGQGARMQFCKDPMWKLCTEDMSWVAAETLAEGPTPEARIGHTAVYDPDSRRIFVFGGSKNKKWFNDVHILDTQSWKWTMVEAQGKVPPLAYHSCSMFRGELFVLGGVFPCPNPEPDGCSDSLYIFDPHLSIWYQPIVTGNAPSARSGHSACVMQERKIYVFGGWDTPVCYNDMYMLDLGLMEFSAVKTTGKAPSPRSWHGSAVLSDTKFLIHGGYNGNNALSDTFIFDIDTNSWTEVTLPQLSVPRAGHSIITMQTGGHHHFSEVDEVVDADSGSRTLLVFGGGDNEGNFYSDLTTVAVEELLAAI, translated from the exons TGCTGAAGGTTCGTGCAGGGTGGCTGTTGCAGTTCCTCCGAGTGTCCGCCAGGTGGTGCTGTTCAGCAGCGGCCCGTGGGGGGAGAGGATCTGCGTCAACGCGGAGCTCAACGATGCTGACCGGATGCCCATCACCATCGGTAAACTGACTCCATATAACAA GTGCTTGTCATGGGAGCAGTGGGAAGAGGAGACCTGGACCGACGGCGTCACACTGAATGTCACTCTGGAGGGAGGAAACCTG GTAAAAGCAGACTGGGCAGAACCAGAGCTCATACTGGCTGTGAAGGAATACACGCCAAAG GACACCGTGGCTCCCCTCACAGCCCGGGAGCTCAACGGCAAGCGGAAGAGAGAGCGAACATCAGAGGAGGGCGGTGACGAGAATAAGACGACgaagagaggggaagaagagaacGTGTGTCCGAACGGTGGCGTGGAGAAGACCACACCTGTGCGTAAGGCCAGAGGTCAAAGCAAAGCAGGCCAGAAGCTGTTCAGCAGCGGAGGAGATGCAACAAAGATGAAGGGAGCAG CTAATGGAACAGGAGAAGCGCAAGGGATTGTGGGAAGGACGCCTCCTCAGAGCGCAGCCAGGACAAAGAGTAGGCAGGCCAAGACTCCCACACAGACGG CCCCACTGGTCAGCCCGTCAGGTCGCTGGGGTCAGACTCTGTGTCCCATCGATGCTCAGACAGCTATTCTGATTGGAGGGCAGGGAGCCAGGATGCAGTTCTGCAAAGATCCAATGTGGAAGCTCTGCACAG AGGACATGTCCTGGGTTGCAGCAGAGACTCTGGCAGAGGGTCCAACACCCGAGGCCAGGATCGGCCACACAGCCGTCTACGACCCAGACTCGAGGAGGATCTTCGTGTTTGGAGGCTCTAAGAACAAGAAGTGGTTCAACGACGTTCACATCCTGGACACGCAGAGCTGGAAGTGGACCATGGtggag GCTCAAGGTAAGGTCCCTCCTCTGGCCTACCACAGCTGCAGCATGTTCCGTGGTGAACTGTTTGTGCTTGGAGGGGTGTTTCCTTGTCCGAACCCAGAGCCCGACGGCTGCAGCGACTCACTGTATATCTTCGACCCCCACCTCTCTATCTGGTACCAGCCTATTGTAACAGGCAACGCACCCTCCGCCCGCTCAGG TCACTCTGCGTGTGTGATGCAGGAGAGGAAGATCTATGTGTTTGGTGGATGGGACACTCCTGTCTGCTACAATGACATGTACATGTTGGACCTGG GTCTGATGGAGTTTTCTGCTGTGAAAACAACCGGGAAAGCCCCCTCTCCTCGAAG ctGGCACGGCAGCGCTGTGCTCTCAGACACAAAGTTCCTGATCCATGGAGGTTACAACGGAAACAACGCTCTCAGTGACACCTTCATCTTTGACATAG ACACCAACAGCTGGACGGAGGTGACGCTCCCTCAGCTGTCCGTCCCCAGGGCGGGACACTCCATCATCACGATGCAGACGGGCGGTCACCACCACTTCTCAGAGGTGGATGAAGTGGTGGACGCCGACTCCGGCAGCAGAACTCTGCTGGTGTTCGGAGGCGGAGACAACGAGGGTAACTTCTACTCCGACCTGACGACTGTCGCTGTGGAGGAACTGCTCGCTGCTATTTaa